The following coding sequences are from one Musa acuminata AAA Group cultivar baxijiao chromosome BXJ2-4, Cavendish_Baxijiao_AAA, whole genome shotgun sequence window:
- the LOC103981554 gene encoding U-box domain-containing protein 34-like produces MRNAVRPPPPVSLLRNQIQGQASVKPDTLSQNAKNGTRGPVPNDAALTPWNLQKDNESIKSPFTRGGRASTTRSYGESMADSDVSFVSSGRSSERSYPPRLSNLSDSYERSFESPRRSVGAVSSANGFSSVSHESSSSQNMEDVEAEIRRLKLELKQTMDMYSTACKEALTAKQKTMELQRWKMDEEKRIKDARLAEEEALALAESEKARCVAAIQTAEASKRIAENEAHKRISAEMKAFKDAEDKKKAFDALSHTNLRYRRYTIEEIEVATDYFAEERKIGEGGYGPVYRCTLDHTPVAIKVLRPDAAQGRSQFQQEVEILCCIRHPNMVLLLGACPEYGCLVYEYMANGSLDDRLFRRGNTPPIPWQHRFRIAAEIGTGLLFLHQTRPEPLVHRDLKPANILLDRNYVSKISDVGLARLVPPSVADTVTQYRMTATAGTFCYIDPEYQQTGMLGIKSDIYSLGIMLLQIITGKPPMGLTHHVERSIEKGTFIEMLDHSVPDWPVEEALSLAKMSLKCAELRRKDRPDLATAILPELNRLRDLAEENMQFSPFGTGSYTSPIHSQVSTQDIMSGPGTVQSGYDSSRSRYSGSSIPGR; encoded by the exons ATGAGGAATGCCGTCCGGCCACCTCCGCCTGTCTCTCTTCTCCGGAATCAAATCCAAGGCCAAGCAAGTGTTAAACCCGATACATTAAGCCAGAACGCCAAGAATGGCACGAGAGGTCCGGTGCCGAATGATGCAGCATTGACTCCGTGGAATCTGCAGAAAGATAATGAATCGATAAA GTCCCCTTTTACCAGGGGAGGACGTGCTTCGACTACGAGATCATATGGAGAGTCGATGGCGGACAGCGATGTCTCATTCGTGAGCAGCGGCAGGTCAAGCGAACGCTCCTACCCTCCGAGGTTGTCAAATCTTTCAGACAGCTACGAGCGCAGTTTCGAGTCACCACGCAGGTCGGTGGGCGCAGTCTCATCCGCCAATGGATTCTCCTCCGTGTCTCATGAGAGCTCATCATCTCAGAACATG GAGGATGTGGAAGCAGAGATTAGGAGGCTGAAATTAGAGCTCAAGCAGACCATGGACATGTACAGCACAGCATGCAAAGAAGCACTCACAGCTAAACAGAAG ACGATGGAGCTCCAACGCTGGAAGATGGACGAAGAGAAAAGAATCAAAGACGCTCGATTGGCGGAAGAAGAAGCTCTGGCTTTAGCGGAGAGCGAGAAAGCAAGGTGTGTCGCAGCGATACAGACGGCCGAGGCATCAAAAAGGATAGCAGAAAACGAAGCACACAAGAGGATCAGTGCAGAGATGAAGGCATTCAAAGACGCCGAGGATAAGAAGAAGGCTTTCGATGCTTTGTCCCATACAAACCTCAGGTACAGGAGGTACACGATCGAGGAGATAGAGGTAGCCACCGACTACTTTGCAGAGGAGAGAAAGATAGGAGAAGGTGGCTATGGCCCTGTTTACAGATGCACTCTGGATCATACGCCTGTTGCCATTAAGGTACTACGTCCAGATGCCGCCCAAGGAAGGTCACAGTTCCAGCAAGAG GTTGAAATCCTATGCTGCATTCGGCACCCAAACATGGTTCTGCTGCTGGGCGCTTGCCCGGAATACGGCTGCCTTGTGTACGAGTACATGGCAAATGGGAGCTTGGACGATCGATTGTTCCGGCGAGGTAACACACCACCCATCCCTTGGCAGCACAGGTTCCGGATCGCGGCGGAGATCGGCACGGGCCTCCTCTTCCTGCACCAGACCAGGCCGGAGCCGCTGGTACACAGAGACCTCAAGCCTGCAAACATCCTCCTCGACAGGAACTACGTGAGCAAGATCAGCGACGTCGGCCTCGCCCGCTTGGTCCCCCCCTCCGTTGCCGACACCGTCACCCAGTATCGCATGACCGCCACCGCCGGCACGTTCTGCTACATCGATCCGGAGTATCAGCAGACCGGCATGCTCGGCATCAAGTCCGACATATACTCTCTTGGGATCATGCTGCTGCAGATCATCACCGGCAAACCTCCCATGGGGTTGACACACCATGTCGAGCGTTCGATCGAGAAGGGGACGTTCATAGAAATGTTGGATCACTCGGTGCCGGATTGGCCGGTGGAGGAAGCTCTAAGCTTAGCCAAGATGTCACTCAAGTGTGCGGAACTCAGACGCAAGGACCGGCCGGATCTCGCGACGGCCATACTGCCGGAGCTCAACAGACTCAGAGATCTCGCAGAGGAGAACATGCAGTTCTCCCCGTTTGGGACTGGTTCATACACCTCACCTATCCACAGTCAAGTTTCCACACAA
- the LOC135609537 gene encoding YTH domain-containing protein ECT4-like isoform X2, protein MLSPLPIQVVSWSKRLLHPSRCLVAANEITRKGKGIEEERAVDYLPFTSSGRRRASGSRMEMETSQQSPDRIDSLEPLESSIADDNQKPVDVENSNEQPPSDKDEKVMTSNATHDTNIMDHSADSQGHLDSSDAVSGHSTIYPPNLFAPQAQSFFFRGYDNPIGDEYSPYLNAEGLEVGSVGVYNENPSFLYHTGYGYSPQMPYGPYSPVTTPLPSISGDGQLYSTQQFQFPGTYYQQPAPPNMPYLPSPTSIPQADLTLPIDRQGLFPVNTQNFNTQLFGPRPGYQLSYGSFGRDWLRSPEGTRTVTPLLSPAASPQPVGAPVSFGQNTMPPTFGMASQQQRSLYGFGTSVNSIDRAYPPRGLYHGSTFEASFSSSGIKDQSLIDADRSRSRGKGTLCNRNGTLDFLNEQNRGPRANRLKNQMTEHNSSLDNDNFSSTSLVDRKLYNSADFVTEYKDAKFFIIKSYSEDNVHKSIKYGVWASTSNGNKKLDSAYHEAKKKEDPCPVFLFFSVNASAHFCGVAEMIGPVDFERSVDYWQQDKWSGQFPLKWHMVKDVPNNLFRHIILENNENKPVTNSRDTQEVKLEQGLEMLSIFKKHEYEVSILDDFEFYEDREKAMQERKARQQLSNLAAPGPVAIEDDRRNPAANSGDFISQISGNFAHAVRLEERSKSGPSTEKSSSLSTVVTSKSDSIEKPATTVTTSS, encoded by the exons ATGCTTTCTCCGCTCCCAATCCAAGTCGTATCTTGGAGCAAAAGACTCCTCCATCCCTCGCGCTGCTTAGTTGCTGCCAACGAGATCACAAGGAAGGGGAAGGGAATCGAGGAAGAGAGGGCCGTAGATTATTTACCTTTTACTTCTTCTGGAAGAAGGCGGGCCTCGGGATCTCGGATGGAGATGGAGACGAGTCAGCAGTCGCCGGATCGTATCG ACTCACTAGAACCTTTGGAATCATCAATTGCGGATGATAACCAGAAACCTGTTGATGTTGAGAACTCAAATGAACAG CCACCTTCTGATAAAGATGAGAAAGTGATGACCTCTAATGCCACCCATGATACGAATATCATGGATCACTCAGCAGATTCACAAGGCCATTTGGATTCTTCCGATGCAGTTAGTGGCCACAGTACAATTTATCCACCAAACCTTTTTGCCCCTCAGGCACAGTCCTTCTTCTTTAGAG GATATGACAATCCGATTGGTGATGAGTACTCTCCATATTTAAATGCCGAAGGCCTAGAAGTTGGTTCGGTT GGTGTCTACAATGAGAATCCTTCATTCTTATATCATACTGGATATGGGTACAGTCCTCAAATGCCTTATGGACCCTATTCCCCTGTTACGACGCCTCTACCTTCTATTAGTGGAGATGGTCAACTATACTCCACTCAGCAATTTCAGTTCCCAGGCACATACTACCAGCAGCCAGCTCCTCCTAACATGCCATATCTGCCTTCGCCAACTTCAATACCACAAGCTGATTTGACATTGCCAATTGATCGACAAGGACTATTTCCTGTCAATACCCAAAATTTCAACACCCAGCTGTTTGGACCAAGACCTGGTTATCAGCTATCCTATGGTTCTTTTGGTAGAG ATTGGTTGAGATCCCCAGAAGGGACGAGGACTGTGACTCCATTATTATCACCAGCAGCTTCACCTCAACCAGTTGGTGCCCCAGTGTCATTTGGGCAAAACACCATGCCTCCAACTTTTGGAATG GCTTCACAACAACAGAGATCTTTATATGGTTTTGGGACCTCTGTGAATTCTATAGACAGAGCGTACCCCCCTCGTGGGCTGTACCATGGTAGCACCTTTGAGGCATCTTTTTCCAGCTCAGGAATTAAGGACCAGAGCTTAATTGATGCAGACAGAAGTAGGAGTCGAGGCAAGGGAACTTTATGCAATCGCAATGGCACTCTTGATTTTCTTAATGAACAAAACCGAGGGCCAAGAGCAAATAGATTAAAGAATCAGATGACTGAACACAACTCATCACTTGACAATGACAATTTCAGTTCTACTTCGTTGGTTGATCGTAAATTGTACAATAGTGCTGACTTTGTTACAGAGTACAAGGATGCCAAGTTTTTCATTATTAAGTCTTACAGTGAGGATAATGTTCACAAAAGCATTAAGTATGGTGTTTGGGCTAGCACTTCTAATGGGAACAAGAAGTTGGATTCTGCATACCAtgaagcaaaaaagaaagaagatccTTGTCcagttttcttatttttctcg GTAAATGCAAGTGCACATTTCTGTGGGGTAGCTGAAATGATTGGACCTGTTGATTTTGAAAGGAGTGTGGATTACTGGCAGCAAGACAAGTGGAGTGGTCAATTCCCTTTAAAGTGGCATATGGTGAAAGATGTACCAAACAATCTATTTCGGCATATTATTCTTGAAAACAATGAAAATAAGCCTGTCACCAACAGCAGAGACACTCAAGAG GTGAAATTGGAACAGGGTTTGGAGATGCTAAGCATTTTTAAGAAGCATGAATACGAAGTATCGATTCTAGATGACTTTGAGTTTTACGAGGACAGGGAGAAAGCTATGCAGGAGAGGAAGGCTCGTCAGCAGCTATCCAATTTGGCAGCGCCTGGCCCAGTAGCTATTGAAGATGATCGAAGGAACCCTGCTGCGAACTCTGGGGATTTCATAAGCCAGATATCAGGGAACTTTGCTCATGCTGTCAGGTTGGAAGAAAGAAGTAAATCTGGCCCATCAACAGAGAAGAGTAGTTCCCTAAGCACTGTTGTTACTTCCAAGAGTGATAGTATAGAGAAACCAGCAACAACTGTAACAACTAGCAGCTAG
- the LOC103981553 gene encoding pollen receptor-like kinase 4 — protein sequence MGDQSPPWPPHLLLVFFLFLATWRAAADAPDDRSALLEFKETTLSPAPSDWGGQDGPCINNVSKWTGVYCDKDGRVSVLRLESMNLSGTLTLDALSELPNLRSLSFSNNSLEGSIPNVTKLPNLKSIYLSMNRFAGEIPDGMFSAMLGLKVLWLSQNNFSGSIPSSLTAPKKLAELRLDGNKFEGQIPALWQPNLQLVNVSFNDLEGPIPERLSNMSASWFEGNKNLCGPPLAVSCESPKKNLSPALLVVVIVISVAALVAIVGATTFLFRRRKKEATTVNKLRSVKPETTVHLEADGMGLGTVRYHEGEKKVPKEEKLLFVGERRGTFGLQDLLRASAEVLGSGNFGSSYKAILLDGPSVVVKRFKEMNGVGREYFQEHMRRLGRLSHPNLLPLVAYYYRKEEKLLISDYIPNGSLAHMLYGNRTSRTSPLDWPTRLKIIKGVARGLAYLYEELPMLTVPHGHLKSSNVLLDLSFEPILTDYALAPVMNKAHASELMVAYKSPECAQHGKPSTKSDVWSLGILMLEILTGRFPANHLRPGRAGTDLAKWVSSVIREEWTGEVFDGTMKGTRNSEGEMLKLLRIAMACCETDVRRRCEMAAALERIEELKERESDAEFSSSAISEGEAFYSSKALTDDDFSSPKN from the exons ATGGGCGACCAGTCCCCGCCATGGCCGCCGCACCTCCTCCTcgtgttcttcctcttcctcgcgaCATGGCGGGCCGCCGCCGATGCGCCGGACGACCGCAGCGCCCTCCTCGAGTTCAAGGAGACGACGCTGTCTCCGGCTCCAAGCGACTGGGGCGGGCAGGATGGCCCGTGCATCAATAACGTGTCGAAATGGACCGGAGTCTACTGCGACAAAGACGGGAGAGTGTCCGTTCTGCGGCTAGAGAGCATGAACTTGTCGGGCACGTTGACCCTCGACGCCCTCTCAGAATTACCGAACCTTCGCTCGCTTAGCTTCAGCAACAACAGCCTCGAGGGGTCGATCCCGAACGTCACGAAGCTGCCCAATTTGAAGTCTATATACCTGTCGATGAACCGGTTCGCCGGGGAGATACCGGACGGCATGTTCTCGGCGATGCTGGGGCTGAAGGTGTTGTGGCTGTCGCAGAACAACTTCTCGGGGTCGATTCCGAGTTCTCTGACGGCGCCGAAGAAGCTCGCCGAGCTGCGGCTGGATGGCAACAAGTTCGAGGGCCAAATCCCTGCTCTATGGCAGCCCAATCTGCAGCTGGTGAACGTCTCCTTTAACGATCTGGAGGGGCCGATCCCGGAAAGGCTCAGCAATATGAGTGCCAGTTGGTTCGAAG GTAACAAGAATCTCTGCGGCCCACCGCTTGCGGTCTCATGCGAGTCACCGAAGAAGAATCTCTCGCCTGCTCTTCTCGTCGTCGTCATAGTGATATCAGTTGCAGCGTTGGTGGCGATCGTGGGAGCGACTACTTTCCTCTTCCGGCGCCGGAAAAAAGAGGCTACAACGGTTAACAAGCTTCGATCCGTTAAACCCGAAACGACGGTCCATTTGGAGGCAGACGGGATGGGGCTGGGAACAGTAAGGTATCACGAGGGGGAGAAGAAGGTGCCGAAGGAGGAGAAGCTGTTGTTCGTCGGGGAGAGGAGGGGGACGTTCGGCCTACAGGATTTACTCAGGGCTTCAGCTGAGGTTCTCGGCAGCGGAAACTTTGGCTCTTCCTACAAAGCCATCCTGCTCGATGGCCCCTCGGTGGTGGTGAAGAGGTTCAAGGAGATGAATGGAGTGGGGAGAGAATACTTCCAAGAGCACATGAGAAGGCTGGGGAGATTGTCTCACCCTAATCTTCTGCCTTTGGTGGCTTACTACTACAGGAAGGAGGAGAAGCTGTTGATCTCCGACTACATCCCTAATGGAAGCTTAGCTCACATGCTATATG GGAATCGCACTTCAAGAACATCACCACTGGATTGGCCAACGCGCTTAAAGATCATCAAAGGTGTAGCGAGAGGCCTCGCCTACCTGTACGAGGAGCTCCCGATGCTTACCGTTCCCCATGGCCACCTCAAGTCCTCGAACGTGCTGCTTGATCTCTCCTTTGAGCCCATCCTCACGGACTACGCCCTGGCGCCTGTGATGAACAAGGCTCATGCGTCGGAGTTGATGGTGGCTTACAAGTCCCCGGAGTGCGCCCAGCACGGCAAACCGTCCACGAAGAGCGACGTGTGGAGCCTCGGGATACTGATGCTCGAGATACTAACCGGCAGGTTTCCGGCAAATCATCTGAGGCCGGGAAGAGCAGGCACGGATTTGGCCAAATGGGTGAGCTCGGTGATCAGGGAAGAGTGGACCGGCGAAGTGTTCGACGGCACCATGAAGGGGACGAGGAACAGCGAAGGTGAGATGCTGAAGCTGCTGCGGATAGCCATGGCGTGCTGCGAGACCGACGTTCGCAGGAGGTGCGAAATGGCGGCAGCGCTCGAGAGGATCGAAGAGCTGAAGGAACGAGAGAGCGACGCGGAGTTCTCTTCTTCGGCCATTAGCGAGGGTGAAGCCTTTTATTCTTCCAAAGCCTTGACCGATGACGACTTCTCTTCTCCTAAGAACTGA
- the LOC135609537 gene encoding YTH domain-containing protein ECT4-like isoform X1, translated as MLSPLPIQVVSWSKRLLHPSRCLVAANEITRKGKGIEEERAVDYLPFTSSGRRRASGSRMEMETSQQSPDRIVDSLEPLESSIADDNQKPVDVENSNEQPPSDKDEKVMTSNATHDTNIMDHSADSQGHLDSSDAVSGHSTIYPPNLFAPQAQSFFFRGYDNPIGDEYSPYLNAEGLEVGSVGVYNENPSFLYHTGYGYSPQMPYGPYSPVTTPLPSISGDGQLYSTQQFQFPGTYYQQPAPPNMPYLPSPTSIPQADLTLPIDRQGLFPVNTQNFNTQLFGPRPGYQLSYGSFGRDWLRSPEGTRTVTPLLSPAASPQPVGAPVSFGQNTMPPTFGMASQQQRSLYGFGTSVNSIDRAYPPRGLYHGSTFEASFSSSGIKDQSLIDADRSRSRGKGTLCNRNGTLDFLNEQNRGPRANRLKNQMTEHNSSLDNDNFSSTSLVDRKLYNSADFVTEYKDAKFFIIKSYSEDNVHKSIKYGVWASTSNGNKKLDSAYHEAKKKEDPCPVFLFFSVNASAHFCGVAEMIGPVDFERSVDYWQQDKWSGQFPLKWHMVKDVPNNLFRHIILENNENKPVTNSRDTQEVKLEQGLEMLSIFKKHEYEVSILDDFEFYEDREKAMQERKARQQLSNLAAPGPVAIEDDRRNPAANSGDFISQISGNFAHAVRLEERSKSGPSTEKSSSLSTVVTSKSDSIEKPATTVTTSS; from the exons ATGCTTTCTCCGCTCCCAATCCAAGTCGTATCTTGGAGCAAAAGACTCCTCCATCCCTCGCGCTGCTTAGTTGCTGCCAACGAGATCACAAGGAAGGGGAAGGGAATCGAGGAAGAGAGGGCCGTAGATTATTTACCTTTTACTTCTTCTGGAAGAAGGCGGGCCTCGGGATCTCGGATGGAGATGGAGACGAGTCAGCAGTCGCCGGATCGTATCG TAGACTCACTAGAACCTTTGGAATCATCAATTGCGGATGATAACCAGAAACCTGTTGATGTTGAGAACTCAAATGAACAG CCACCTTCTGATAAAGATGAGAAAGTGATGACCTCTAATGCCACCCATGATACGAATATCATGGATCACTCAGCAGATTCACAAGGCCATTTGGATTCTTCCGATGCAGTTAGTGGCCACAGTACAATTTATCCACCAAACCTTTTTGCCCCTCAGGCACAGTCCTTCTTCTTTAGAG GATATGACAATCCGATTGGTGATGAGTACTCTCCATATTTAAATGCCGAAGGCCTAGAAGTTGGTTCGGTT GGTGTCTACAATGAGAATCCTTCATTCTTATATCATACTGGATATGGGTACAGTCCTCAAATGCCTTATGGACCCTATTCCCCTGTTACGACGCCTCTACCTTCTATTAGTGGAGATGGTCAACTATACTCCACTCAGCAATTTCAGTTCCCAGGCACATACTACCAGCAGCCAGCTCCTCCTAACATGCCATATCTGCCTTCGCCAACTTCAATACCACAAGCTGATTTGACATTGCCAATTGATCGACAAGGACTATTTCCTGTCAATACCCAAAATTTCAACACCCAGCTGTTTGGACCAAGACCTGGTTATCAGCTATCCTATGGTTCTTTTGGTAGAG ATTGGTTGAGATCCCCAGAAGGGACGAGGACTGTGACTCCATTATTATCACCAGCAGCTTCACCTCAACCAGTTGGTGCCCCAGTGTCATTTGGGCAAAACACCATGCCTCCAACTTTTGGAATG GCTTCACAACAACAGAGATCTTTATATGGTTTTGGGACCTCTGTGAATTCTATAGACAGAGCGTACCCCCCTCGTGGGCTGTACCATGGTAGCACCTTTGAGGCATCTTTTTCCAGCTCAGGAATTAAGGACCAGAGCTTAATTGATGCAGACAGAAGTAGGAGTCGAGGCAAGGGAACTTTATGCAATCGCAATGGCACTCTTGATTTTCTTAATGAACAAAACCGAGGGCCAAGAGCAAATAGATTAAAGAATCAGATGACTGAACACAACTCATCACTTGACAATGACAATTTCAGTTCTACTTCGTTGGTTGATCGTAAATTGTACAATAGTGCTGACTTTGTTACAGAGTACAAGGATGCCAAGTTTTTCATTATTAAGTCTTACAGTGAGGATAATGTTCACAAAAGCATTAAGTATGGTGTTTGGGCTAGCACTTCTAATGGGAACAAGAAGTTGGATTCTGCATACCAtgaagcaaaaaagaaagaagatccTTGTCcagttttcttatttttctcg GTAAATGCAAGTGCACATTTCTGTGGGGTAGCTGAAATGATTGGACCTGTTGATTTTGAAAGGAGTGTGGATTACTGGCAGCAAGACAAGTGGAGTGGTCAATTCCCTTTAAAGTGGCATATGGTGAAAGATGTACCAAACAATCTATTTCGGCATATTATTCTTGAAAACAATGAAAATAAGCCTGTCACCAACAGCAGAGACACTCAAGAG GTGAAATTGGAACAGGGTTTGGAGATGCTAAGCATTTTTAAGAAGCATGAATACGAAGTATCGATTCTAGATGACTTTGAGTTTTACGAGGACAGGGAGAAAGCTATGCAGGAGAGGAAGGCTCGTCAGCAGCTATCCAATTTGGCAGCGCCTGGCCCAGTAGCTATTGAAGATGATCGAAGGAACCCTGCTGCGAACTCTGGGGATTTCATAAGCCAGATATCAGGGAACTTTGCTCATGCTGTCAGGTTGGAAGAAAGAAGTAAATCTGGCCCATCAACAGAGAAGAGTAGTTCCCTAAGCACTGTTGTTACTTCCAAGAGTGATAGTATAGAGAAACCAGCAACAACTGTAACAACTAGCAGCTAG
- the LOC103980607 gene encoding protein METHYLENE BLUE SENSITIVITY 1-like, protein MTGKAKPKKHTAKEIASKVDAATTNRGGGKAGLADRSGHDKGGHAKLECPLCKTTAPDIKSMQIHHDARHPKVPFDESKLINLHVSCAPETSKGRPGVRGSFKK, encoded by the coding sequence ATGACGGGCAAGGCGAAGCCGAAGAAACACACGGCGAAGGAGATCGCGTCGAAGGTCGACGCGGCGACGACGAATCGGGGCGGCGGTAAGGCGGGACTGGCGGACCGGTCGGGCCACGACAAGGGCGGCCACGCCAAGCTGGAGTGTCCCCTCTGCAAGACCACCGCCCCCGACATCAAGTCCATGCAGATCCACCACGACGCCCGCCACCCCAAGGTCCCATTCGACGAGTCCAAGCTCATCAACCTTCACGTCAGCTGCGCCCCCGAGACCTCCAAGGGCCGCCCCGGCGTCCGCGGCAGCTTCAAGAAGTAG